The Nitrospirales bacterium genome includes a window with the following:
- a CDS encoding PA0069 family radical SAM protein: MRTVSNPANRFLSEQYEADDELSRATIRVHEERAKTILSENSSPDLPFRWSLNPYRGCFHACAYCYARPTHEYWGYGAGTDFESQLIVKVNAPELLRNTFEKPSWTGDLVVFSGNTDCYQPLEASWELTRTCLKICRDYKNPVGIITKSSLIKRDVELLQQLRDVAWIRVYLSIPFATDEIARKVEPQAPSITKRFEALAYLSQNGIPTAVSLAPIIPGLNEQDIPQILRRARDSGAEAATYSLLRLNDTVEPVFFERMSRQFPERIRKINNRLRETRNHQVSEKRYFARHKGDGPTWQMIEHLFQLSYRTMGYHLQPDSPVLKTFQRPSPRQINLFPDE, translated from the coding sequence ATGAGAACAGTATCTAATCCAGCCAATCGTTTTTTGTCCGAACAATACGAAGCCGATGACGAACTCTCGCGCGCGACAATCAGAGTTCATGAAGAACGAGCCAAAACCATTCTGAGTGAAAATTCCAGTCCTGATTTACCATTTCGATGGAGTTTGAACCCCTACCGTGGATGTTTTCATGCATGCGCCTACTGCTATGCCAGACCGACTCATGAATATTGGGGGTACGGTGCAGGGACTGATTTCGAATCTCAACTCATCGTCAAGGTCAATGCACCAGAACTCCTGAGAAATACTTTTGAAAAACCATCATGGACGGGAGATCTTGTTGTCTTTTCCGGCAACACGGACTGCTATCAACCGTTGGAAGCTTCATGGGAACTGACTCGGACCTGTTTAAAGATTTGCCGTGACTACAAAAATCCCGTCGGCATCATTACCAAATCTTCTCTCATCAAACGGGACGTAGAACTGCTACAACAACTCAGGGATGTCGCTTGGATTCGAGTATATTTAAGTATTCCATTCGCAACAGATGAAATCGCGAGAAAGGTTGAACCTCAAGCGCCATCCATTACCAAACGATTTGAGGCTCTTGCATACCTGTCTCAAAACGGCATTCCCACGGCTGTTTCGCTAGCCCCGATCATTCCCGGGCTCAATGAGCAGGATATTCCTCAAATTCTTCGCCGTGCAAGAGACTCAGGCGCAGAGGCTGCAACCTATAGCCTTCTTCGCCTGAATGATACGGTCGAACCAGTGTTTTTTGAACGCATGTCCCGACAGTTTCCTGAAAGAATTCGAAAAATCAACAATCGTCTTCGAGAGACGCGAAACCATCAAGTTTCTGAAAAACGGTATTTTGCCCGCCACAAGGGAGACGGCCCAACCTGGCAGATGATCGAACATTTATTTCAGCTGAGCTATCGCACAATGGGATATCACCTCCAACCTGATTCGCCTGTCCTAAAGACATTTCAACGGCCATCACCCCGGCAAATCAATCTCTTTCCTGACGAATAA
- a CDS encoding polysaccharide biosynthesis/export family protein, translating to MRVLKNGFFVSLCVSCIFCFAMGSAYAQDATETERRAEKTALIVTEDYIIGPEDVLEISVWRNQDLSREVVVRPDGRITLPLIGDVKAVGRTTQELKDEITQRLSAYKESPTIAIVVKAVNSYYYYVQGAIGKSGRLPLLSRTTLVQAITLAGGLTPDAVRSRIVIFRIGLNGDDSNKLTVNYDDIILRGAENVVIKPGDTIVVPSETMVLLP from the coding sequence ATGAGAGTTTTGAAAAATGGGTTCTTTGTTTCGCTGTGCGTCAGTTGTATATTCTGTTTTGCCATGGGTTCCGCTTATGCTCAAGATGCGACGGAGACTGAACGCCGAGCCGAAAAGACTGCTTTGATTGTGACGGAAGATTATATCATTGGGCCAGAGGATGTTCTCGAAATCAGCGTATGGAGAAATCAGGATCTCTCGCGGGAAGTAGTCGTCAGGCCTGATGGACGGATTACATTGCCATTAATCGGAGACGTGAAGGCTGTTGGACGTACGACACAAGAACTCAAGGACGAAATTACGCAACGGTTGAGTGCGTATAAAGAAAGCCCTACGATCGCTATCGTCGTAAAAGCTGTGAACAGCTATTACTATTACGTACAAGGAGCCATCGGAAAAAGTGGGAGGTTACCGCTCCTCAGCCGGACCACGTTGGTTCAAGCCATCACACTCGCAGGCGGATTAACTCCTGATGCGGTGAGAAGTCGAATCGTGATCTTTCGAATCGGATTGAATGGGGATGATTCCAATAAACTGACAGTCAACTATGACGACATTATTCTACGCGGTGCAGAAAATGTTGTTATTAAGCCTGGAGACACAATCGTTGTGCCATCTGAGACGATGGTCTTGTTGCCATGA
- a CDS encoding polysaccharide export protein → MTSVCKKIFFVIFVILLSGLVSGCPRPDVIVPPGPPEEGFLLGPEDVIEVVVWKNQDLSKQVVIRPDGKVSLPLIGDVPASGLTADQLAEEIEERYKAFKENPAVSVNVIEVNSYYVFVVGEVNSPGKLQMKSYTTILQAVSLAGGFTQFASTNDMRIIRNVINGDGKVKELRIPVRYDDLISDDGAAYNVTLQSGDTIVVP, encoded by the coding sequence ATGACCTCTGTATGTAAAAAGATCTTCTTTGTCATATTCGTGATTCTTTTATCCGGTCTTGTGAGTGGTTGTCCTCGCCCCGATGTCATTGTTCCACCTGGGCCTCCTGAAGAGGGCTTTCTGCTGGGGCCAGAAGACGTCATTGAAGTTGTCGTCTGGAAGAACCAAGACCTTTCCAAGCAAGTTGTGATTCGCCCGGATGGCAAAGTCTCATTACCATTGATCGGAGATGTGCCCGCTTCAGGTCTCACAGCTGATCAATTAGCGGAAGAAATCGAAGAGCGTTATAAGGCGTTTAAAGAAAATCCAGCAGTTTCCGTGAATGTTATTGAAGTGAATAGTTACTACGTGTTTGTTGTTGGAGAGGTCAATAGTCCAGGCAAGCTTCAAATGAAATCTTATACGACTATTCTGCAAGCGGTGTCTTTGGCTGGCGGTTTCACGCAATTTGCGTCCACGAATGACATGCGAATCATCAGGAATGTGATTAATGGTGATGGGAAGGTCAAGGAATTGCGTATTCCCGTTCGGTATGATGACCTCATCTCAGATGATGGAGCCGCGTACAACGTAACGTTGCAATCCGGGGATACGATTGTCGTTCCTTAG
- a CDS encoding Wzz/FepE/Etk N-terminal domain-containing protein, with protein sequence MESGNIKNANVDNNLLIQAFIQDLLDIAVRRKWLILSIIVVCVAASGAYAWYKPLIYRSSTTILVEHQKIPGEIVRPMVGGVAGRVSTITQQVLSRTSLQKVIEELDLYPEEIKLEGYDAVIEMMRMHVMLETKGKRDELESFTISFSHEDPMIAMKVTAKIASQYIDENLKMREQLVEGASEFLSQELEIAKKELDEKEKTLSEYKLKHYGKLPAQLSTNLRALDRLQREKVSIQDSLNSLSARIEVVQKSARDYESMAGTLGELQGFDSVTGQVTPTNPLAQQLLELKEKLKTMLVEYTESYPDVISLRNHIKRLEAEMAAAESPAESPEEFDSEELLMDVQSDSAPSFDPYLQDLINTQAELKAQIKKLKDRNQRIDVEMVQYQRNIDATPEHEQELLVLERDYRNMQKNYQRLHEKQLSSRISENLEKRQKAERFRILDPANLPTIPEGPPRFLIVLAGLFLGCGVGYGLAFLLEQWKPTFRRSEDAEISIGLPILATIPSFQIAYGKSFKSLAHEAAGMGSRRPAGGRIPQSYLPTSFSESPTNGKSENHSRNGFPQELGLVARWRPGSIVAEQFRVAATRLNLMRSNQESTVVLVTSSMKGEGKTSTVANLAYTLANDLNEPTLVIDCDFKRPAMHDLMSIPGEPGLAEYFQGEEPLEACMHQVSDGPLWVLTVGDIRENPVPLSKFPQLASVIEAIKSRFRYILLDAPPILPLADINALTGLAEILLFVVRSGSTPKDVVLKATDMLKTKAQSRLILTDAWSQGMPYYVRQGYEVPYAIGEKSR encoded by the coding sequence ATGGAATCTGGAAACATCAAAAATGCAAACGTTGATAATAATCTTTTAATACAGGCGTTTATCCAAGACCTGTTAGATATTGCTGTTCGTCGTAAATGGCTGATTTTGAGTATTATCGTGGTTTGTGTAGCCGCATCTGGAGCCTATGCCTGGTATAAGCCGCTTATTTATCGCTCTAGTACAACTATTTTGGTTGAACACCAAAAAATCCCTGGAGAAATTGTTCGACCTATGGTCGGTGGAGTGGCTGGGCGGGTATCGACGATTACACAGCAAGTACTGAGTCGAACCAGCCTGCAAAAAGTGATTGAAGAGTTGGACTTATACCCTGAGGAAATTAAATTAGAAGGGTATGACGCCGTTATCGAGATGATGAGAATGCATGTCATGCTGGAGACAAAGGGAAAACGAGACGAGCTTGAATCATTTACGATTTCGTTTTCTCATGAAGATCCGATGATTGCCATGAAAGTCACGGCGAAAATTGCGTCCCAATATATCGATGAAAATTTGAAAATGCGTGAACAGTTAGTCGAAGGAGCATCAGAGTTTCTGAGCCAAGAGCTTGAAATTGCCAAGAAAGAGCTCGATGAAAAGGAAAAGACATTAAGTGAGTATAAGTTAAAACATTATGGAAAGTTACCGGCGCAATTAAGTACGAATTTACGTGCCTTAGATCGCCTTCAACGAGAAAAAGTTTCTATTCAGGATTCGTTAAACAGTCTGAGCGCGAGAATTGAAGTGGTTCAAAAGTCAGCGAGAGATTATGAGTCAATGGCTGGGACACTCGGGGAATTACAGGGGTTTGATTCTGTAACTGGACAGGTGACTCCGACGAATCCACTGGCTCAGCAGTTGTTGGAGTTGAAAGAAAAATTGAAAACCATGTTGGTTGAATATACGGAATCCTATCCTGATGTCATTTCTCTGAGAAACCATATTAAGAGACTTGAAGCAGAAATGGCCGCAGCGGAATCTCCGGCAGAAAGCCCTGAGGAGTTTGATTCGGAAGAGCTTCTCATGGATGTCCAAAGCGACTCTGCGCCAAGTTTTGACCCGTACCTTCAAGATTTAATTAATACCCAGGCTGAATTAAAAGCTCAGATCAAAAAGCTGAAAGATCGAAATCAAAGAATTGATGTGGAGATGGTTCAATATCAAAGGAATATTGATGCGACTCCTGAGCACGAACAAGAACTATTGGTTTTGGAACGTGACTACCGCAACATGCAGAAGAATTACCAACGATTGCATGAAAAGCAGCTCAGTTCCCGAATCTCAGAAAATTTGGAAAAACGGCAGAAAGCCGAGCGGTTTCGAATACTTGATCCTGCAAATCTACCAACGATTCCAGAAGGCCCTCCTCGGTTTCTGATCGTCCTCGCTGGGTTGTTTCTTGGGTGTGGGGTTGGGTACGGTCTGGCATTTCTTCTTGAGCAATGGAAGCCGACCTTTCGTCGATCGGAGGATGCAGAGATTTCGATCGGGCTTCCGATTCTTGCCACCATCCCGAGTTTTCAAATTGCGTATGGAAAATCATTCAAGAGTCTTGCTCACGAGGCTGCGGGCATGGGAAGTAGAAGGCCCGCAGGTGGGCGTATACCCCAGAGTTATCTGCCTACCAGTTTTTCTGAGAGTCCAACCAATGGAAAGTCCGAGAATCATTCAAGAAATGGGTTTCCTCAGGAGCTAGGGCTTGTGGCACGATGGAGGCCTGGTTCGATCGTGGCCGAACAGTTTCGCGTGGCAGCCACGAGGCTCAATCTTATGCGCTCCAATCAGGAAAGTACCGTCGTGCTCGTCACGAGTTCCATGAAGGGAGAAGGGAAAACATCAACGGTTGCCAATCTGGCTTATACTTTGGCCAATGATTTAAATGAGCCGACATTAGTCATTGATTGTGATTTCAAACGTCCGGCTATGCACGACTTAATGTCCATTCCTGGGGAGCCAGGGCTAGCAGAGTATTTTCAGGGTGAGGAGCCATTGGAAGCCTGTATGCATCAAGTTTCAGATGGCCCACTTTGGGTGTTAACCGTAGGGGACATCAGGGAAAACCCCGTCCCTTTATCTAAATTTCCTCAATTGGCATCGGTGATTGAAGCAATCAAATCTCGTTTCCGTTACATTTTATTGGATGCCCCTCCGATTCTTCCCTTGGCAGATATTAATGCTCTGACTGGACTAGCAGAGATTTTACTGTTTGTCGTTCGTTCCGGAAGCACTCCCAAGGATGTGGTGCTCAAGGCGACTGATATGTTAAAGACAAAGGCACAATCTCGACTAATTTTGACAGAT